In one Anas platyrhynchos isolate ZD024472 breed Pekin duck chromosome 8, IASCAAS_PekinDuck_T2T, whole genome shotgun sequence genomic region, the following are encoded:
- the LRRC7 gene encoding leucine-rich repeat-containing protein 7 isoform X10 — protein MPCLEMTTKRKIIGRLVPCRCFRGEEEIVSVLDYSHCGLQQVPKEVFNFERTLEELYLDANQIEELPKQLFNCQALRKLSIPDNDLSSLPTTIASLVNLRELDISKNGIQDFPENIKCCKCLTIIEASVNPVSKLPDGFTQLLNLTQLYLNDAFLEFLPANFGRLVKLRILELRENHLKTLPKALSSSQDIEAKDTKSSS, from the exons tGCCCTGCTTGGAGATGacaaccaaaaggaaaattattGGCCGCTTGGTGCCATGCCGGTGTTTTCGCGGTGAAGAGGAGATTGTTTCAGTGTTGGATTACTCTCACTGTGGCTTACAGCAGGTGCCAAAGGAGGTTTTTAACTTTGAACGGACGTTAGAGGAGCTTTATCTAGATGCCAATCAAATTGAAGAGCTACCCAAG CAACTGTTCAACTGTCAAGCTTTACGCAAACTGAGTATACCTGACAATGACCTTTCCAGTCTGCCAACCACTATTGCTAGCTTAGTTAATCTCAGAGAACTTGATATCAGTAAAAATG gAATTCAAGACtttccagaaaatattaaatgttgTAAGTGTTTAACAATTATTGAAGCCAGTGTCAATCCAGTATCTAA GCTGCCAGATGGCTTTACACAACTTCTAAATTTGACCCAGCTCTATCTAAATGATGCCTTTTTGGAGTTTCTTCCTGCTAACTTTGGAAG ACTTGTCAAATTGAGAATTTTGGAGTTAAGGGAGAATCATTTGAAAACTCTACCAAA
- the LRRC7 gene encoding leucine-rich repeat-containing protein 7 isoform X12, producing the protein MPCLEMTTKRKIIGRLVPCRCFRGEEEIVSVLDYSHCGLQQVPKEVFNFERTLEELYLDANQIEELPKQLFNCQALRKLSIPDNDLSSLPTTIASLVNLRELDISKNGIQDFPENIKCCKCLTIIEASVNPVSKLPDGFTQLLNLTQLYLNDAFLEFLPANFGRLVKLRILELRENHLKTLPKY; encoded by the exons tGCCCTGCTTGGAGATGacaaccaaaaggaaaattattGGCCGCTTGGTGCCATGCCGGTGTTTTCGCGGTGAAGAGGAGATTGTTTCAGTGTTGGATTACTCTCACTGTGGCTTACAGCAGGTGCCAAAGGAGGTTTTTAACTTTGAACGGACGTTAGAGGAGCTTTATCTAGATGCCAATCAAATTGAAGAGCTACCCAAG CAACTGTTCAACTGTCAAGCTTTACGCAAACTGAGTATACCTGACAATGACCTTTCCAGTCTGCCAACCACTATTGCTAGCTTAGTTAATCTCAGAGAACTTGATATCAGTAAAAATG gAATTCAAGACtttccagaaaatattaaatgttgTAAGTGTTTAACAATTATTGAAGCCAGTGTCAATCCAGTATCTAA GCTGCCAGATGGCTTTACACAACTTCTAAATTTGACCCAGCTCTATCTAAATGATGCCTTTTTGGAGTTTCTTCCTGCTAACTTTGGAAG ACTTGTCAAATTGAGAATTTTGGAGTTAAGGGAGAATCATTTGAAAACTCTACCAAA
- the LRRC7 gene encoding leucine-rich repeat-containing protein 7 isoform X11, whose protein sequence is MPCLEMTTKRKIIGRLVPCRCFRGEEEIVSVLDYSHCGLQQVPKEVFNFERTLEELYLDANQIEELPKQLFNCQALRKLSIPDNDLSSLPTTIASLVNLRELDISKNGIQDFPENIKCCKCLTIIEASVNPVSKLPDGFTQLLNLTQLYLNDAFLEFLPANFGRLVKLRILELRENHLKTLPNI, encoded by the exons tGCCCTGCTTGGAGATGacaaccaaaaggaaaattattGGCCGCTTGGTGCCATGCCGGTGTTTTCGCGGTGAAGAGGAGATTGTTTCAGTGTTGGATTACTCTCACTGTGGCTTACAGCAGGTGCCAAAGGAGGTTTTTAACTTTGAACGGACGTTAGAGGAGCTTTATCTAGATGCCAATCAAATTGAAGAGCTACCCAAG CAACTGTTCAACTGTCAAGCTTTACGCAAACTGAGTATACCTGACAATGACCTTTCCAGTCTGCCAACCACTATTGCTAGCTTAGTTAATCTCAGAGAACTTGATATCAGTAAAAATG gAATTCAAGACtttccagaaaatattaaatgttgTAAGTGTTTAACAATTATTGAAGCCAGTGTCAATCCAGTATCTAA GCTGCCAGATGGCTTTACACAACTTCTAAATTTGACCCAGCTCTATCTAAATGATGCCTTTTTGGAGTTTCTTCCTGCTAACTTTGGAAG ACTTGTCAAATTGAGAATTTTGGAGTTAAGGGAGAATCATTTGAAAACTCTACCAAA